In Suncus etruscus isolate mSunEtr1 chromosome 9, mSunEtr1.pri.cur, whole genome shotgun sequence, the genomic window TATGTGGGGTGTGGGAGGATAGAGATACAGAGCCCCAGAGAAGATCCATGTCATGGGAGATGCTGCAAACACCAGAGGGACAAGGAAACTCCACTGTCATTAGACATTTACTCATTGAACAAATGTGTTCACAGGGGCACATTGAGCTCTAGGGAAAAAGGGGGCAAACAAAGCAGAGCCAGGACAAGGGTCAGGGGTCAGGGGTTAGGGTGATGGGGCTGTGCCAGAATGTGTGCTGGGAGAAGAGTGTTGTAAATTCTCCACTTATAGGCACCCCAGCCCACACACCCCTCACTGTGCCTGCACCACTGTCAGCATCTTTCTGTGTGACATTTCAGTCAAGCCCTCTGTGGCTCCAAGAGCAACACTGGCTCTGAAGAGGGACCCAGCAGGTGGTCTCCAGCTGGGGTTTGAGATGCAGCACCCCTTTGGAAGCCCTGGTGGGGGTGTCCCACAGCAGGGCCTTCCCTCACAGTGGGAAAAGGGCAGATCCAACTTCCCTATCCTGGAACGGCTGCTCTCGGCTCTGGGCCTTCTCCACAACCCATGCCTGACAGAGCCAAGGCTCACAAACTCCATGAGGCCTTTGATCCACACTGGACCCCCGGGGCTGGCACTGTTTTTTGTTCCAAGCTGCAGGCCAGGTCCATACCCTGCCTACCTCCAGCAGGGAAGTCTGCGGGTAGGTGgaatgtgcgtgtgtgtgcatgtctgtgtcCATTTgtatgtgtctttgtgtgtgcatgtatgtatctATGTCTGGGTACCTGTGTGGACATCTGTAGTACATGTCTCTATGTATCTGTTTGTAGCTATACATGTGCTGTATGTCTGAGTCTATACATGTCTGTAtatgtacatgcacacacatgtgtgtatgtgtctatgtgtgtgttttcAGGGTACTGGGAAGGTTCTCTGTAGGTTATTTGAAGCCTTCCAACAAGCAGGTTACTGTGCAGCAGTAGGCCAGTGGGTGAAGGGTAAACACTGCAGAAAACTGATGTAATACACCCCAGTCCAGCCCATTGGTGAAATTAGGGAGTTTTACCTTCCCCAAGATCAAGCATCTGCCCCAACACCCTGACAATTCAGAGCCCTGTGGAAAGACAGAGGTAATGATGGCAGGCATCACATTCCTGTTGTTCTCTCTTCCTGCACTGCCCAGAACCCCTGTATCTTGGCTTCTTCATCTATCAAGTAGTACTGTACAAACTACAGCTCATACCTCCCTGTGCCCTGCAGACCTTCCTGCTCTCCTGAAGCATGATACTGACTAGAGGGGCTGTTTGGAGAATGTCCACCATGTCTAATAGGTCTGGACActtgtgaaaaataaagtcagcCCCAGACACAGATTTTTGGTGAGAAATTCTGGGGTTTGGGCCCAGTGAAGTGGGCAAGTTCACTTCCCATCCCCTGGGCCAGTATGTAGAAATCATGATGGATTACCACTGTCTGGTCCAGGGCTTTAAATCATAATTGAACATGAATAACCACCAGCAGAACTGAGGCCCAGATGGTTGGTTTCTTTGGTACTTGATACATGCATGTGTATCATTCCAATGCAGGGGGAGTGATGAGAGGACATCCCCTCTTGTAGACACTAAATCCATTTCACTGTATAGGGCTCTGACTCTGTGAGGGGTTCCAAGAGATGCAGCTGGGAAGCGAGGAACTGTGGGCAACCTGAGAAGTGGCCCAACATGATTTTACAGGCCTACCAAGTCAGTGTACCTGGAGGTGCcaggaaaaaaatggggagaattgtGGGCAGACCAAAGGTGGCAGCCATATCCTGAAAGATGCAAGGGACTCGGGGCTCAGTTGGACTTCTCATCCTGGCATCCTTCAGATGCCTGATGCCTTTATGCTGCTCGAGACAGATTTAGTGAATGTGTGTATGAAATCAGACCCACATCAGTTCTCTGTCCTGCTAACACTAATCCTCGGTCGTTAGAATGATGCCCACCTTGCTGCTGAGATGTAGCATGAGAAACAGGCTGGAGGAGAAgggtaaaaaagagaaaaggaggaaggaggaagagagaggagagggagaagcaCGAAGTTTGTATTGCTCCTTTACAAGGTTGGCAGTACCTAGCGACCTCTGGTGGCAAGACAGAGTCTCACGGCTGGGCTGTGAAAAGGGGGAAAGTCCCTCAGATTTGCAGGTATGAAACTGGCTATCTGAGATTTCCAGTTCCCCAGAAGGTCGGGCAGGCCCTTGTAAGGACACAGGTTGTCTCAGGGAGGGTGTGGACAGCTGGGTTACAACTAGACACTTGCCTAGGCACGGGTTTAAGGGCTCCTGAACATTCTTTGCATTGAAGGCTCCTTCTCTGCCGCTCACATTGGTTCCCCAAAACCTTCTGCAGCAGCACTCTGGCTGTGTGGGCTCAACTCATGAAACAGGAAGTGGCCTGTTTGGTTTTCCGGAATGGGCCAGAGTCCGTCTCAATACTCTGGGAAACGTGGCCGTGTCCTTTCTTGCACTGGACACACCACAGTCACCCACACTGCCCCAGCTGTCAATATATCAGCTGTGATCTCAAACAACTTTTCACTTACCTGGACCACTTGAGCAACACCCATCACACCTGTAGCTGTTAAAGTGAGGGTTGGAATCCAGCTGTCACTCATAGTGACCGCAAACGTTCTATTTCACCCGACTATCCTCATCTGTACAGTGGGGCCAACAGCATGAAGGTGGGTTTCCGGAGCTGTCTGTCATGCTGGCTCACTTACCACTGCCAACTCCAAGTGggcttgtttggggggggggcagtaacCAAGAGCAACTCCTTTTACAACACCAAACTTAAGAAGGCATCACCACTGACCCAGGAAGGCTGCTTACACCTTCTCTGGCATGTTTCCTCTCAAGGTTTGCAGGCTACATTTCTGCTGCCCACCAGCCATTCTGGCCCCTGCTACTGTCTGCCTGACCATGCACCATAGGAGTATGGGAGTGAACAAGCAGTGCAGTGCAGTTAGTCCTGGCATCCGCCATCAATACAAATGCATCGCTGCAGCTCCCGACCAGCCTCTCACTACCATTCTTGACTTTTTCCTATCCCAAGAATCTTTTCAAAATGTCTGTCTTGAACCCTGAGCTCCAGTAAGAGCCAAGTGTGAGCTGGCCCTTATTCATCTCTGCTCTCCAGTTCTGCTCCCCTTTGCTTGCTGCACTGACTAACCCAGCACCAATTGtacctccttcctccaccctCTCTGGCTTGCTCCATGAAGGTCTTGCCTGGGACACCCccaacccacacccacacactccAGGCTTCCAGAGTTCCCCTCCACATGCTGGCAGCTATGGGGGTTCCTTGGATACCTGCCCTACTCACACCCCCAAATCCTTCCCCTGGAGTATCGGGATATAAGAACCAGACCCTTAGAGGCTAATGTCTATCTGGAATGGCTTCCTAGGAAGTGTGGGCACTACCATGTTCTCTTCATGGGCCCAGTGCCTGGCACAGGTGAGCACCAGACATTGGTCACTGAATGTACGCACATGAAGTCAACCATTTCTGGGCTACATGAGGCTCATCTGGCCCTAACAAGATATGGGGGACACAGAATGGGCCTCAGTCATGCCACTTGACTGAAGAAATTACTGAATTTACTGAAATTATTGAAACTACTGAATTATTACCTTGGCTCTTGGAGTTCTCTGAAAAGTGTTCTGTAACACCAGTATATAACAATATAAAGATGTGTCATAATCAGTATTTTATTTCCTCAAGGATCAGTAAAACCAATATAGGCTTTGGAGATGAATCCAAGAATCTCTCCCTTCTAGTGACATATTGGATGAGTTCCTTCCTTTTAGAACCAGTTTCTGCTGCTATCAAATAAAGACAATCCCCAGAGTTGTTTTAGATCAATACAAAGTTTCATGGAACTGAATCTAACATCTAGTAATTGCCAGTGTTCTATTAGTCACCACTATCCAAAAGTTTTCATTCATTCCTGACTaccatgtacaaggcactgaGTGGGTACCTTCCCATGCCAGCAAAGACCCTCCAGGGAAGGCCCTCTATTCATGAGCCAACTAACAATATATTGCACCTTAATTATTCCTATGTTGGCTTGAGTGATAGTAAGTAACAggtaggactttgccttgcacactgccaacccattTGACCTCTGAATTTCCATCGATCcattgagcacttccaggagtgatccctgagtacagatcccaggagtaacctcctctGAATACCagcgggtatggccccaaaacaaacagaacaatgaaaaaaatcactcttctTTCCTTGAGCCAAGCTTTATCAAACCTTAGTCAGAGCCCCTCTTACTTCATCTACTTCCTGCCTGAGATTTGAAACAACTTGCCTAGGGCATATTATTTGTTTACACATATACAACTTGATATCAATCAGTAAATTTGgttacaaaaaaaatcagagtggTAAAAATAATGTAAGCTAAGTTTGCTTTTATCTTTTTAGGAAAAACTTAAAGCAACCTTAAAAAACCTTATAGCAACCTTTgtcatctttttttcccccatgatCCTCAAAGCATGTTCATCCCCTTGTCTATATATTCAAAAGAAGTTTCATATATAGTATCTACAGTGTGAAACATTCTGGTATTATTTTGAGTCCACAGCTGGCGATGTTCAGGGTCTAATCCCTGTGTGATGTTCATGGGTTTCTCCCTGAGGTACTGGAGGGACCagacttgaacccaggtctctgACACAAAAAGCCTGAGTTCCAGTCCTTGGCACCATCTGTTTGgtgctttactttcttttatatgCAGGGTGTATCCCATTCTATTAGTTTCAGGAGGACTAGATCATAGATTCAGCAGTGAGaatctcccccaccccaaaatgctGGTTACATATTGTTCCAACTGAAACTGTGTCCTGGTCCCCAGAGTAGAACTGAAGCAAGTCCTCGTCAGATGAGTCCATGTTTTAAACAGAGGTCACTGTCCTGTTGACTGTCTTCCCAGGTCTATTTTAATCACAACTCCTGCCTATAACATGTCTAAGTATAAGGAAAGGACATGGAAACTACCCACAGCAGATTATGTGCTATCCACATATGATCAGACAGCTCTGAAAACATTGTGCCACCTTTATTGAGGTCAGATCTCTCATGCAGGGCATTCCTTGGAATCCACTTGCAAATACATGCCTTCAAAGCGTGTGGCTGTCACACTCATTCTCCTATCCAACCATGGACCTCTTTCTTCCTCGCAGGCGCACTTCATCTAATTTTTTTAGCACAGGGTTGGCCTTTTTGGAAGCAGCAGAATAACTCTTCAGAATGGCTTTAAACACAGTCTCGGTGTTGGGATGGGTGCTGAGGAAGGCTTTCTCCAGCACGTAGAGGTCAACCCCCTTGTCCTCCGGAAGTGCTGAAACAAAGCTCAGCCCAAAGTCAATGAGTGTAATCTTCAGCTGGTCTAGGGGCTGTTTCAGGAGCATGTTTGAAGTTGTGAGGTCACCGTGAATGAGGTCTTCATCATGCATTCGTGCCAAAACCTGCCCAATAGTCTGGGCTAAAGCAAAGAGACTTTGGGGAGTTTTTTCAGTCTCCATAATGGATTGAATATAATCTCTAACAGTCATTGAGTCTTCAATTTCTTCCATGTATAAGCAATTGGAAGCATAGTCCACAAAAAACACAGTGGGGGCAGATATTCCTGCAATCAAGACACAATTTTCAAAGATTGAGCTGGCTATTTAGTAATACCAAagttccctctccctttccttcattAGGCTTCCTTTGTCATATGAATGCCCTAAAATACAAACTGTAGCAGCTGGAAGAGTAAGCCTCACTCAGTCAGGACCACCTCCATAGATAAGCAGAAGTGGTGCCAAGCAGAGTGGAGGCTCATTTAGCCCCATCCCACCAGCAGAAAGggctgggttcaaatcccagcacctctCCTTACATGTCTAGGACAAGAGTCAAATTAGCCTTTCCAAGCCTCCTTTTCTATTCCTGGAACAAAAGCACACCTCCTCCAACAACTCAACACACTCACATAACTCCAAGATCCATTAGATCTGTACTAAACATCACCCAGGTTCTAGCCACTTTTCTGCTACCAGAGAATACAGAAGTGGGGAtactgcaaaacaaacaaacaaacaacaaaaaaaaaaaaacacagcagtcggggctggagagatagcatggaggtaaggcatttgccttccatgcagaaggatggtggtttgaatcccaacatcccatatggtcctctgtgactgccaggggcgatttctgagcatagagccaggagtaacccctgaacgctgctgggtgtgacccaaaaacaaaaacaaaaaaaaacaaaaaacagcagtcACAATCCCTGTTTAACAGAACTCATCTTCTAAAAAgtggaaacagaaaataaatttgttaaatcCAAGCAGTGGAGAGGTGTCTGTGGTCTGGTTTTCCTCCACATCTCCAAGCATCTAACAATGCCCAGTGTAAGAAATTGCCTAGAGGCTGGAAAAACAGTACAACAGAAGTGTACCTACCATACATggggacaacccaggttcaattcccagcatcctatatggtactctgagcaccattaagagtaacccctgaacattgccaggtgttgcccaaaaacaaacaaaaagttgcctaaaaaataaataaataaataaaacaacctgTAGCTGGAGTACAGtataacagtagggcatttgacttacactTGGTCAACTAAGAttgatcctgggcaccacatGTAGCTGCCAGAGCAaatcaggaatgatgcctgagcacagagacaggagtgttgctgggtttggcccaaaaaaacaaccccccccaaaaaaaaagattaaaaggcaaccccaaaaggaaagacaggTGTTAAGTATAAGgcaaaatgataataatattgtTAAGGGGATATGGACAGCTTGGCATGGGGTACCATGGTAGGTTGTCATTTACTGAAAGAAAGTAACTTACCAGCAGAGTCAAAGTTTCTTACTCAAATTTTGTGGTGACTCTCACAACAGGGTTTTaacgaaaaacaaaaccaaagaaactgGCTTCATAAAATATGGCAGCTTCTGTCAAACATAATATTCTGCAAACCTAGGGGCCTGATAAAACTGCAAGGGATAGATAGAGGCTGTGAGTTCTTTTCTAGGGACATCAAACTAAGGCTGCGTCCATGGCCTGAGAAAGGATGCTCAGGAGACTCCTGCCAGCCTCTGATCCTAGAAAGCACGGCTCTAGGACAAGCATGTGGAGTCACCAAGATGGTACACTCAGCAGCCTAGGAATGCAGCACACTTGGCTGTCAGGAGATGAGTGAGTCAATGAGGGCctcatagcacagcgggtagggtccttaccttgcatgtagcaggcCCAGGTACTCTCCCCAGTACTGCATAGGTCCCCAGAGACAACAGCCAAGAGACCCTTGAGCTTTGAGCCAGTGACAGAAGTCAGTCCTGAACATAGCAAGGGGGTAACAGcaacccccaccccagccatgaaagaatgaatgaatgtcaTTGTTTTAGAAGTATTTACTGAGCA contains:
- the TP53RK gene encoding EKC/KEOPS complex subunit TP53RK; the encoded protein is MAAAGALAAQSNEEPALVNEAVAASRVRSGHFLSSLELVKQGAEARVFRGRFLGRAAMVKHRFPKGYRHPDLEARLSRRRTVQEARALLRCRRAGISAPTVFFVDYASNCLYMEEIEDSMTVRDYIQSIMETEKTPQSLFALAQTIGQVLARMHDEDLIHGDLTTSNMLLKQPLDQLKITLIDFGLSFVSALPEDKGVDLYVLEKAFLSTHPNTETVFKAILKSYSAASKKANPVLKKLDEVRLRGRKRSMVG